The Planctomycetota bacterium genomic sequence CAACCCGATCATGGAGCGGCTCACACGCTGGCTCGGCTCGGGTCGCGCCAACGGCGTGGCGCGGTTACAGCCGCGACCCGGCCGCGTGCTGGACATTGGCTGTGGCCGCGGGATGACGCTGGCTCGGCTGCGCGAGCTGGGTTGGGAAACCGAGGGAGTCGAGCTGAGCGAAACGTCGGCCCTGCACGCCAAGGAAAAGCTGGGGTTGAACGTCACGGTCGGACCCTTCGAACCGGGCAAGTATCCAGACGGTCACTTCGACGCGATCGTCATCTGGCACGTGCTCGAGCACGTCATCAACCTTGACGAAACCTTGCGGGGCATTCAACGCATTCTGAAGCCCGGCGGCGTGCTGGCCTTGGCCGTGCCGAACCGTGCGAGCTGGCAAGCGCAAGTGGCCAAGTACGACTGGTTCCACTTGGACATGCCGCGCCACTATTGGCATTTCAGCGCCGATTGGCTGATCAAAAAGCTGGGATCGCTGGGGTTCGAGATCAAGCGTCAGAACTACGCCTCGTTCGAGCAGAACCCCTACGGCTGGGTGCAAGGCATCCTGAACCGGTTGGGGCTGCCGTACAACCTGATGTATGACCTGTTGCGCAGCCCCTCGGCGCGCAGCGTGCCGGACGCCTGGCGGCGCTATCCTTGGCAATCGCTGGTGTCGGTGCTGGGCTTGGCGGCGCTGGGGCCGTTGGCCGTGGCGATGCTCGTCCCCGAGGCCTTGTTCCGCCGCGGCGGCAGCGTGGAGCTGTATGCGGTGAAAAAGTGAAGAGGGGCTAGGGACTAGGGGTTAGGGATTAGGGGATGACAGTCAGTTGTCCGTTGTCAGTCGTCAGTTGCACTCGGCCACGATCTCATCGCCGGTGGTGCGCTGCTTCCTGCAACTGACCACGGACCACTGACAACTGACAAAAAAACATTCGCGACCAACCGATTCATGCCCGCATCATTCCGCACTAAATCGATTCTTTGCGTCACCATCGTGTTGCTCACGCTGTTGGCCTATTGGCGCGTGGGCTGGTGCGACTTTGTGCCGTTCGATGACCCGACCTACGTCCAGGAGAACACCTGGGTCCAACAAGGGTTGACGGCCGAGAATGTCCGCTGGGCGTTCACGACCGATTACTTTGCCAACTGGCACCCACTGACGTGGCTGTCGTACATGGCCGACCGCGAGCTGTTCAATCTGCGGCCGGGTCCGATGCACCTGATGAATCTGTTGATTCACATCATCAACGCGGTGCTGCTGTTCCTGGTGCTCGAGCGGATGACGTCCGCCTGCTGGTCGAGCGTGGTCGTGGCGTTGTTGTTCGCGTTGCATCCGCTGCACGTCGAGTCGGTGGCCTGGATTTCCGAGCGGAAGGACGTGCTCAGCACGCTGTTCTGGATTTTGACCATGGCCGCCTATGTCGGCTATGTTCGCGCGCCGAGTGTCTGGCGCTACGCCCTGACCGCGGTGTTGCTGCTGATGGGGCTGATGTCGAAGGCCATGTTGGTCACCATGCCGGCCGTGCTGCTGCTGTTGGACATCTGGCCGCTGGCGCGGTTTCCGCTGCCCGGCGACGGCCCCGGCGCGTGGTGGCGGCAAGCGGCGCGATTGGCGCTCGAGAAAGTGCCGCTGCTGGGCGTGGTGGCGCTGTCGGCGGTGTTGACGATGCTGGCCCAATCGAATGACGGCGCCGTCGGCGACCTGGAAACGTATTCGCCGCTGCTCCGCGTGACGAACGCCGTCTTGTCGTGCGGCATGTATTTGTGGAACACCATCTGGCCGCGCGGCTTGGCCGTTTTCTATCCGCACCCGGGGCTGACGCCTCCCGATTGGTCGCCAGCACCAGGATTCTATGGGCACGCCGCGCTGGCCGCGACGGCGCTGGTGGTCATCAGCGTGGCCGTCCTGATCTTGGCGCGGCGTCATCGCTACCTGCTGGTTGGCTGGCTCTGGTACCTGGGAACCTTGGTTCCCGTGATCGGGCTGGTGCAGGTCGGAACCCAGGGGCGCGCCGATCGCTATACCTATGTGCCGTTGATTGGCATTTTCATCATGATCGCCTGGAGCGTGCCCGAGTTGCTACGTCACGCGCGCTTCAAGCAGTTCTATTTGGACTTCGCCGCGCTGGCGGCCACGGCGGCGTGTCTGGCGTTGACCTGGCAACAGGTCAGCTATTGGCGCAACGGCGTCACCTTGTTCACTCACGTGGTCGAGGTGACCGAGATGAACGGTCGCGGGCATGGCATGTTGGCGATGGCCCACGCCCGGGCTGGCGAGCTGGAAGCGGCGGTTCCTCATTTTGAACAGGCGCTGAAATTCGATCCCAACAACCCGCGCACTTACAACCATTTCGGCGCGGTGCTGATGACGCTGGGCAAGGACGAGCGGGCGATGGCTTGCTATCGGGCGGCGCTCGAATTGAATCCGAAGCTGCCGTCA encodes the following:
- a CDS encoding class I SAM-dependent methyltransferase, which encodes MADASLTMFDTQPAAAAPAGSPVVVAQAKAGASGQDSDTRPASPPLSAAELSDAIFSQSWNCPLCRAADAAPVWRNLPPRSTGGGPSEFRLCQCRECELVFTVPQLTGEQVGPYYPARYYGHKNARFNPIMERLTRWLGSGRANGVARLQPRPGRVLDIGCGRGMTLARLRELGWETEGVELSETSALHAKEKLGLNVTVGPFEPGKYPDGHFDAIVIWHVLEHVINLDETLRGIQRILKPGGVLALAVPNRASWQAQVAKYDWFHLDMPRHYWHFSADWLIKKLGSLGFEIKRQNYASFEQNPYGWVQGILNRLGLPYNLMYDLLRSPSARSVPDAWRRYPWQSLVSVLGLAALGPLAVAMLVPEALFRRGGSVELYAVKK
- a CDS encoding tetratricopeptide repeat protein, which gives rise to MPASFRTKSILCVTIVLLTLLAYWRVGWCDFVPFDDPTYVQENTWVQQGLTAENVRWAFTTDYFANWHPLTWLSYMADRELFNLRPGPMHLMNLLIHIINAVLLFLVLERMTSACWSSVVVALLFALHPLHVESVAWISERKDVLSTLFWILTMAAYVGYVRAPSVWRYALTAVLLLMGLMSKAMLVTMPAVLLLLDIWPLARFPLPGDGPGAWWRQAARLALEKVPLLGVVALSAVLTMLAQSNDGAVGDLETYSPLLRVTNAVLSCGMYLWNTIWPRGLAVFYPHPGLTPPDWSPAPGFYGHAALAATALVVISVAVLILARRHRYLLVGWLWYLGTLVPVIGLVQVGTQGRADRYTYVPLIGIFIMIAWSVPELLRHARFKQFYLDFAALAATAACLALTWQQVSYWRNGVTLFTHVVEVTEMNGRGHGMLAMAHARAGELEAAVPHFEQALKFDPNNPRTYNHFGAVLMTLGKDERAMACYRAALELNPKLPSTHYNLGNMYSKLDRLDEAVTEFRQAIELEPTMVKAHNNLGIALQRQEKFTEASEEFRTALRLNPQHEGARQNLRLLASRGVQPATPAATNRSANN